Proteins from one Flammeovirgaceae bacterium genomic window:
- a CDS encoding amidohydrolase family protein, whose amino-acid sequence MKPLHLLACLFIVGGTLSAQPTAYYLQPDRVFDGSEMHEEWVVVVVGNKIMQAGPAGKITKPRGATAIPLKGTTLMPGMIEGHSHLLLYPYNQTSWNDQVMKESDAFRVARATVHAKKTLMAGFTTVRDLGTEGAGYADVGLKKSIEDGVIPGPRMLVAGRAIVATGSYGPKGFDTDFEVMKGAEPADGDDLIRVARDQIGKGADVVKVYADYRWGAHGEAAPTFSVDELKSIVETAKSSGRPTVVHASTKEGMRRAIMAGVETIEHGDQGDDEIFKLMKEKGIAYCPTLAASDAILQYNGWKKGTDPEPKRILEKKASFKSALNAGVTILAGGDVGVFPHGENVMELELMNEYGMGNMAILRSVTSVNARAFHLSGLGEAKPGFLADLVAVKGDPSKNISDLRQVSFVMKDGVIYKQE is encoded by the coding sequence ATGAAACCATTGCACCTGCTGGCCTGCCTCTTCATTGTAGGGGGAACCCTATCCGCACAGCCCACTGCCTACTACCTGCAACCCGACCGTGTGTTTGACGGGAGCGAAATGCATGAGGAATGGGTGGTGGTGGTGGTCGGGAACAAAATAATGCAGGCCGGACCGGCAGGCAAAATAACCAAACCACGCGGGGCCACTGCCATTCCCCTCAAGGGCACTACCCTGATGCCCGGCATGATAGAGGGGCATTCCCACTTATTGCTTTACCCTTACAACCAAACCAGTTGGAACGACCAGGTGATGAAAGAGTCGGATGCCTTTCGTGTGGCACGTGCCACCGTGCACGCAAAAAAAACCCTGATGGCGGGCTTTACCACGGTAAGGGACCTAGGTACGGAGGGGGCCGGCTATGCCGATGTAGGGTTGAAAAAATCCATCGAGGACGGGGTTATCCCAGGCCCCAGGATGTTGGTGGCAGGAAGGGCAATCGTGGCCACGGGCAGCTATGGCCCCAAAGGCTTTGACACCGACTTTGAAGTGATGAAGGGCGCTGAGCCTGCCGATGGTGACGACCTCATTCGCGTTGCCCGGGACCAAATTGGGAAGGGCGCGGACGTGGTAAAGGTATATGCCGACTACCGTTGGGGGGCACATGGCGAGGCGGCCCCTACGTTTTCGGTGGATGAACTCAAGTCAATAGTGGAGACCGCCAAGAGCAGTGGCAGGCCTACGGTCGTGCATGCCTCCACCAAAGAAGGCATGCGCAGGGCCATCATGGCAGGGGTGGAGACCATTGAGCATGGCGACCAGGGCGATGACGAAATTTTTAAACTCATGAAAGAAAAGGGAATTGCCTATTGCCCTACATTGGCGGCAAGCGATGCCATCCTTCAGTACAACGGATGGAAAAAAGGCACAGATCCCGAACCGAAGCGGATTCTGGAAAAAAAAGCTAGCTTCAAAAGCGCATTGAATGCCGGGGTCACCATTTTGGCCGGTGGCGATGTAGGGGTTTTCCCACATGGGGAAAACGTGATGGAACTGGAGTTAATGAACGAATATGGAATGGGCAACATGGCCATCCTGAGGTCGGTGACTTCCGTGAACGCAAGGGCATTTCACCTTTCGGGCCTGGGGGAGGCAAAGCCCGGCTTTCTTGCTGACCTGGTGGCTGTAAAAGGAGACCCCTCAAAAAACATATCCGACTTGCGACAGGTTTCGTTTGTCATGAAGGATGGCGTCATCTATAAACAGGAATAA
- a CDS encoding DUF1287 domain-containing protein, with amino-acid sequence MAIGLSFATCLCGAQDHFSKKLSDAAIGLTHQPVQYDPSYFSIPYPNGDVPPGKGVCTDVVIRAYRKLGIDLQQEVHEDMAANFGSYPKIWGLTKTDKNIDHRRVPNLMTYFSRYGVIKKKTLNPTDYSAGDIVAWDLGSGTTHIGILIDQKSKDGKRSLVVHNIGNGQEISDCLFDYKIIGHYSYKK; translated from the coding sequence ATGGCCATAGGGCTGTCGTTCGCCACTTGCCTTTGCGGGGCACAAGATCATTTTTCCAAAAAATTGTCGGATGCGGCCATAGGCCTTACCCATCAGCCCGTACAATACGACCCTTCCTATTTCAGCATTCCGTACCCCAACGGGGATGTGCCCCCGGGCAAAGGTGTTTGTACCGATGTGGTCATTCGCGCCTACAGGAAACTGGGCATTGACCTTCAACAAGAGGTGCACGAGGACATGGCTGCCAACTTCGGTAGTTATCCCAAAATTTGGGGACTCACTAAAACGGATAAGAACATAGATCATCGAAGGGTCCCCAACCTGATGACTTACTTCAGTCGGTATGGTGTGATAAAAAAGAAAACATTAAATCCAACGGACTATTCTGCTGGTGATATTGTTGCCTGGGATTTAGGTAGTGGTACTACACACATCGGCATTCTAATCGATCAAAAATCGAAGGACGGCAAACGGTCCCTGGTCGTGCATAACATTGGCAATGGCCAGGAAATTTCGGATTGCCTGTTTGATTACAAGATTATCGGGCATTACAGCTACAAAAAGTAG
- a CDS encoding DUF4097 family beta strand repeat protein, producing MKVFLAIAAVLLSFPLWAQKDGGYHLDKEFDLRAGGTIELSSSDARVYITGSNRKTVHLKVDRTVVTRGLFFGKDEFAMEISDAGGNLKVRERSNTSYTGVMGYYDEDYEIRIEAPEGASLLVKGDDGDYIVKNINGAISMEVDDGDIELQGCGGNNFRFRMDDGDLAMDQGKGVIEINTDDGDVRVRNARFDKIVADIDDGDLIIETALADNGEYNIRAQDGLVSIIVTTGGGQFDVHHDDARVTAEGPFEVRGQSETFTALKLPNGTAKVDIRADDARIRLSKPNR from the coding sequence ATGAAAGTGTTCCTGGCCATTGCCGCTGTTTTATTAAGTTTCCCCCTATGGGCGCAAAAAGACGGAGGCTACCACCTCGACAAGGAATTTGACCTGAGGGCAGGTGGCACCATTGAGTTGTCGTCATCCGATGCCAGGGTTTACATCACCGGGTCAAACAGGAAAACGGTTCATTTAAAAGTTGACCGTACCGTTGTCACCCGGGGGTTGTTTTTCGGGAAAGATGAATTTGCCATGGAAATAAGCGATGCCGGTGGCAACCTTAAGGTGCGGGAGCGGTCCAACACCAGCTATACGGGAGTGATGGGTTATTATGACGAAGATTATGAGATAAGGATTGAGGCGCCCGAGGGGGCCAGCCTTTTGGTGAAGGGTGACGATGGCGACTACATAGTGAAGAACATAAATGGGGCCATTTCCATGGAGGTGGACGATGGTGACATTGAATTGCAGGGATGCGGGGGCAACAACTTCCGTTTTCGGATGGACGATGGTGACCTGGCCATGGACCAGGGAAAGGGCGTGATTGAAATAAACACTGACGATGGGGACGTGAGGGTCAGGAATGCCCGATTTGACAAGATCGTTGCCGATATCGATGATGGCGACTTGATTATCGAGACTGCCCTGGCAGACAACGGAGAGTACAACATTCGCGCGCAGGATGGGCTGGTGTCAATTATTGTGACCACGGGTGGCGGGCAGTTTGATGTGCACCATGACGATGCCAGGGTAACTGCGGAAGGCCCTTTTGAGGTGCGCGGGCAATCGGAAACCTTCACGGCTTTAAAATTGCCCAACGGCACGGCCAAAGTTGACATCCGGGCGGACGATGCCAGGATAAGGCTTTCCAAACCCAACCGGTAA
- a CDS encoding purine-nucleoside phosphorylase yields MVKEISEAARHIKSQGVKNPEVGIILGTGLGGLFTKNIQNAIEMDYQSIPHFPVSTVGFHKGKLIGGSVKGKQVLAMQGRFHYYEGYSAQQITMPVRVMKELGVKYLLISNAAGNMNLNWKKGELMLIDDHINLQPDNPLRGVNSELLGPRFPDMSRPYDKELNDRLLKIARQKGIVLNEGVYVCVTGPNLETRAEYRFLKIIGADAVGMSTVPEVIVANHAGLPCCAISVLTDDCDPDNLKPANISEIIQIAGQAEVALTGLFMELIGTL; encoded by the coding sequence ATGGTAAAAGAAATAAGTGAAGCGGCCAGGCACATAAAATCCCAGGGCGTGAAAAACCCGGAGGTAGGAATAATCCTTGGGACCGGTTTGGGGGGGCTGTTCACAAAAAACATCCAAAACGCCATAGAAATGGACTACCAATCCATTCCGCACTTTCCCGTGTCAACGGTTGGGTTCCACAAAGGAAAGCTGATTGGCGGGTCTGTAAAAGGCAAGCAAGTATTGGCAATGCAGGGCCGGTTTCACTATTATGAAGGGTACAGCGCCCAACAAATTACCATGCCGGTAAGGGTGATGAAGGAATTGGGCGTAAAGTACCTTTTGATCTCCAATGCGGCAGGCAACATGAACCTGAACTGGAAAAAAGGGGAACTCATGTTGATTGACGACCACATCAACTTGCAACCGGACAACCCTTTGCGGGGCGTCAATTCGGAATTATTGGGCCCGCGTTTTCCCGACATGAGCCGGCCTTATGATAAGGAATTGAACGACAGGCTTTTAAAGATTGCCCGCCAAAAGGGCATTGTCCTTAACGAGGGGGTTTACGTGTGCGTGACAGGCCCTAACCTCGAAACCCGCGCAGAGTACCGGTTCTTAAAAATAATCGGGGCCGATGCCGTGGGGATGTCCACGGTGCCGGAAGTAATTGTGGCCAACCATGCAGGGCTTCCCTGCTGTGCCATTTCCGTGCTCACAGATGATTGCGATCCCGACAATTTGAAGCCGGCCAATATTTCGGAAATCATCCAAATTGCAGGCCAGGCCGAAGTGGCCCTCACCGGTTTGTTCATGGAACTGATTGGCACCCTTTAG
- a CDS encoding creatininase family protein yields MRPYLLIENNWKHIKEASFELAILPWGATEAHNYHLPYGTDVYEAEAIAAEAARLAWETGCKAIVLPAIPFGVNTGQHDVKLDMNMNPGTQLAVLRDTVDVLNRHGIFKLVILNSHGGNDFKPMIRELGLCFPKMFISSCDWFRSVDQKLFFENKDDHAGEMETSLMLYLRPALVLPLTEAGEGRARKFKFKAIQEGWAWAERQWTKVTADTGVGDPRKASAEKGEKYFKAVTEKVARYFMEVANTDREDFYE; encoded by the coding sequence ATGCGTCCCTACCTGCTGATAGAAAACAATTGGAAGCACATCAAGGAAGCCTCTTTTGAGTTGGCCATCCTGCCCTGGGGGGCCACCGAAGCGCACAATTACCACCTCCCCTACGGCACCGATGTGTATGAAGCGGAGGCCATAGCCGCGGAGGCCGCCCGGCTGGCTTGGGAAACAGGGTGCAAGGCCATCGTGCTGCCCGCCATTCCTTTTGGCGTCAATACGGGGCAACATGACGTGAAGCTGGACATGAACATGAACCCCGGCACGCAACTGGCCGTGCTCAGGGACACGGTTGATGTGCTTAACCGGCACGGTATTTTTAAGCTGGTCATTTTAAACAGCCATGGGGGCAACGACTTTAAGCCGATGATCCGGGAATTGGGGCTGTGTTTTCCAAAAATGTTTATCAGTAGCTGTGACTGGTTCAGGTCAGTGGACCAAAAATTGTTTTTTGAAAACAAGGACGACCATGCAGGGGAGATGGAGACAAGCTTAATGCTGTACCTGCGGCCAGCTTTGGTCCTTCCTTTGACCGAGGCCGGTGAAGGCCGTGCAAGGAAATTTAAATTCAAGGCCATACAGGAAGGGTGGGCCTGGGCGGAAAGGCAGTGGACAAAGGTGACCGCTGACACCGGTGTGGGCGACCCCCGCAAAGCATCGGCAGAAAAAGGGGAAAAGTATTTTAAGGCGGTCACCGAAAAAGTGGCCCGGTACTTTATGGAAGTGGCCAATACGGACAGGGAGGATTTTTATGAATAG
- a CDS encoding lytic transglycosylase domain-containing protein — protein sequence MGLAVLLFLVVFINNRIDRLEKRMDMENNPGMPPGTMAEEDGPITAISYDLPRQLSFAGEPVPLDRSDLREQIDQELQINIYFHSNTIFLIKRANEWLPQFEPILKQNGIPDDFKYLPLIESGLLNVVSPSNAVGFWQIVKSAGKENGLEITREVDQRYDPIKAAEAACRYFKKAYEKFGNWTLVAASYNRGMSGLDRAIKKQKVASYYDLFLNEETSRYVFRILAIKEIIENPGRYGFKISPKHLYKQDSMRYVQVAATVPDLVEFALDHGSNYKLLKRYNPWLRDDRLTVKRDETYTIALPAI from the coding sequence ATGGGATTGGCGGTGCTATTGTTCCTGGTCGTGTTTATCAACAATAGGATAGACCGCCTGGAGAAAAGGATGGATATGGAAAACAATCCGGGCATGCCACCTGGCACCATGGCCGAGGAAGACGGCCCCATAACCGCGATTTCCTACGACCTCCCCCGGCAATTGAGCTTTGCGGGCGAGCCGGTGCCCCTGGACCGTTCGGACCTGCGCGAACAGATCGACCAGGAACTTCAAATCAATATTTATTTCCACAGCAATACGATTTTCCTGATAAAAAGGGCCAACGAATGGTTGCCACAGTTTGAGCCTATTTTGAAACAAAATGGCATACCGGACGATTTTAAATATTTGCCACTCATTGAGAGCGGGCTGCTCAATGTGGTTTCCCCCTCCAATGCCGTGGGGTTTTGGCAAATTGTGAAAAGTGCCGGCAAGGAAAACGGGCTGGAAATAACCAGGGAAGTTGACCAGCGGTACGATCCCATTAAGGCCGCGGAGGCTGCTTGCAGGTATTTCAAGAAGGCCTATGAAAAGTTTGGCAATTGGACCCTGGTGGCCGCTTCCTATAACAGGGGCATGAGCGGATTGGACAGGGCCATAAAAAAACAAAAAGTGGCCTCTTATTACGACCTGTTCCTAAACGAGGAGACTTCCCGGTATGTGTTCAGGATATTGGCGATAAAAGAGATCATAGAAAACCCCGGACGTTATGGGTTTAAGATAAGCCCGAAACACCTTTACAAGCAGGATTCCATGCGCTACGTACAGGTAGCGGCCACCGTTCCCGATTTGGTGGAGTTTGCATTGGACCATGGGTCGAACTATAAATTGCTCAAGCGGTACAATCCCTGGCTGCGCGATGACAGGCTTACCGTGAAACGGGACGAGACCTATACCATAGCCCTTCCAGCCATATAA
- a CDS encoding TIGR00730 family Rossman fold protein: MADEMEKAPSADEEHKIRKAFKDKDWTEIKSSDSWVIFKVMSEFVQGFEKLSKIGPCVTIFGSARTLPGHPHYKIAEEIAFKLVQHGYGVITGGGPGIMEAGNKGAHEAGGKSVGLNIFLPHEQKGNIYIDPEKLISFDYFFVRKVMFVKYSQGYIVMPGGFGTLDELTEAITLIQTQKIGRFPIVLVGKEFWGGMLDWFTGTLVGEKMIDIKDMDLINLVDTPGEAVKVIDDFYSKYLLVPNF; encoded by the coding sequence ATGGCAGACGAAATGGAAAAGGCCCCATCGGCAGACGAAGAACACAAGATCAGAAAGGCATTCAAAGACAAGGATTGGACGGAGATCAAGAGTTCAGACTCCTGGGTGATCTTCAAAGTGATGTCTGAGTTTGTGCAAGGGTTTGAAAAGTTGTCCAAAATAGGCCCTTGCGTTACCATATTTGGTTCTGCCCGCACGCTTCCGGGCCACCCCCATTATAAAATTGCGGAGGAAATTGCCTTTAAACTGGTACAGCATGGGTATGGCGTCATCACGGGCGGGGGGCCGGGGATCATGGAGGCAGGCAACAAGGGGGCGCACGAGGCCGGGGGAAAAAGCGTGGGGCTCAACATTTTTCTGCCGCATGAGCAAAAGGGGAATATTTATATCGATCCGGAGAAGTTGATTTCGTTTGATTACTTCTTTGTGCGGAAGGTGATGTTTGTGAAATATTCGCAAGGGTATATTGTGATGCCGGGCGGCTTTGGCACGCTGGACGAACTCACCGAGGCGATCACCCTAATCCAGACCCAAAAGATTGGGCGCTTCCCCATTGTTTTGGTGGGCAAGGAATTTTGGGGAGGGATGTTGGATTGGTTTACAGGCACCCTGGTCGGTGAAAAAATGATTGATATAAAGGACATGGATTTGATCAACCTGGTGGACACGCCCGGGGAGGCCGTGAAGGTGATTGATGATTTTTATTCCAAATATTTACTGGTGCCCAATTTTTAA
- a CDS encoding TIGR01777 family protein yields the protein MHKNVLITGATGLIGTRLTTMLGQNGHRVSHLSRGHRPGTVPTYQWDVGQGKMDARAVEGTEAIVHLAGAGIADKRWTAGWKKEILESRVRSAGLLYETLQRETHQVKTFVSASAIGIYGEGGPERTFTEMDGPSNGFLAEVVRQWEEAAGKFSALGIRVVKIRIGILLSGRGGALPEMAWPVRWCIGSPLGPGNQVLSWVHIDDVCRLFIKAIEEETMHGAYNAVAPAPVDNREMVEAIARVLRKPLWAPNVPGFILKLMLGEMSELVLKGSLVSSQKAQRQGFEFKHAHLEGALRDLLA from the coding sequence ATGCATAAAAATGTACTGATAACAGGGGCCACAGGGCTAATCGGCACAAGGCTTACCACCATGCTCGGGCAAAATGGGCACCGGGTTTCCCATTTGTCGCGTGGCCACCGCCCCGGGACAGTGCCCACCTACCAATGGGATGTGGGCCAGGGAAAGATGGACGCCCGGGCCGTGGAGGGGACGGAGGCCATTGTCCATTTGGCCGGTGCCGGTATTGCCGACAAGCGGTGGACGGCAGGATGGAAGAAGGAAATCCTGGAAAGCAGGGTGCGCTCGGCCGGGTTGCTGTATGAAACATTGCAACGCGAAACCCATCAGGTCAAAACTTTTGTATCGGCATCGGCCATTGGCATTTATGGTGAAGGTGGCCCCGAAAGGACTTTTACCGAAATGGATGGGCCGTCAAACGGGTTCCTTGCCGAGGTGGTAAGGCAGTGGGAGGAGGCGGCAGGCAAATTTTCGGCCCTTGGCATTCGCGTAGTGAAAATCCGTATCGGCATTTTGCTCAGCGGGCGAGGTGGGGCATTGCCGGAAATGGCCTGGCCGGTCAGGTGGTGCATAGGCTCGCCACTGGGCCCCGGCAACCAGGTCTTGAGCTGGGTACATATTGACGATGTGTGCAGGCTGTTCATCAAGGCAATAGAGGAGGAAACGATGCACGGGGCATACAATGCAGTGGCCCCGGCCCCTGTCGACAATAGGGAAATGGTGGAAGCCATTGCCAGGGTATTGCGCAAGCCTTTGTGGGCACCCAATGTCCCGGGCTTCATTTTAAAATTAATGCTGGGCGAAATGTCCGAATTGGTGCTCAAAGGAAGCCTGGTTTCCTCCCAAAAGGCCCAAAGGCAAGGCTTTGAATTTAAGCATGCCCACTTGGAGGGCGCCCTAAGGGATTTATTGGCCTGA
- a CDS encoding MoxR family ATPase, producing METEVQQGHAQKVKQVYAEVAKVVVGQEYMVNRLMVGLFTNGHILLEGVPGLAKTLTISTVAQVLHLDFARIQFTPDLLPADLVGTMIYNQKEGKFEVKKGPIFANIILADEINRSPAKVQSALLEAMQEKQVTIGETSFNLDRPFLVMATQNPVENEGTYPLPEAQIDRFMMKVFVDYPSKENELEIMRRISNMQFDYKVNPILTKEDIFAIRKEVNNVKISESLEKYIIELVSATRHPKEYKLDHEAQYIQFGASPRASINLNLASKAMAYLEGRDYVLPEDIKEIALDVLNHRIILNYEAEADNVRTADIIKVLLTKVPINK from the coding sequence ATGGAAACAGAGGTACAACAAGGGCATGCCCAAAAGGTAAAACAGGTATATGCGGAAGTGGCAAAAGTGGTAGTAGGCCAGGAGTATATGGTCAACCGGCTGATGGTGGGCCTGTTTACCAATGGCCATATTTTGCTGGAAGGGGTGCCTGGGCTTGCCAAAACGCTTACCATTAGCACGGTGGCGCAGGTATTGCACCTGGATTTTGCACGCATCCAATTTACCCCCGACCTGTTGCCTGCCGACCTGGTGGGCACCATGATCTACAACCAAAAGGAAGGAAAGTTTGAGGTAAAGAAAGGCCCCATATTTGCCAACATCATTCTGGCAGACGAGATCAACCGGTCCCCGGCAAAAGTGCAGTCGGCATTGCTGGAGGCCATGCAGGAAAAACAAGTCACCATCGGGGAAACTTCTTTTAACCTTGACAGGCCCTTTTTGGTAATGGCCACACAGAACCCGGTGGAGAACGAAGGGACCTACCCGTTGCCCGAAGCCCAGATTGACCGGTTTATGATGAAGGTATTCGTGGACTACCCTTCCAAGGAAAATGAACTGGAGATCATGAGGAGGATATCGAACATGCAGTTTGATTATAAGGTAAACCCGATCCTTACCAAGGAAGATATTTTTGCCATCCGAAAAGAAGTCAATAATGTCAAAATTTCGGAGTCATTGGAGAAATACATCATCGAACTGGTGTCTGCCACACGGCACCCGAAAGAATACAAACTGGACCATGAGGCACAGTACATTCAATTTGGGGCATCGCCCAGGGCCAGCATTAACCTGAACCTGGCATCAAAGGCAATGGCCTACCTGGAGGGACGTGACTATGTACTGCCGGAAGATATTAAGGAGATCGCACTTGACGTGCTCAACCACCGCATCATCCTAAACTACGAAGCAGAGGCCGACAATGTGCGCACCGCTGACATCATCAAGGTGCTGCTTACGAAAGTCCCTATCAATAAATAA
- a CDS encoding metallophosphoesterase — translation MPKTFVIGDIHGSHRALLQCFEISGFDFQKDTLICLGDVVDGWPGTCQSISLLLQARHLIYIKGNHDFWALDWMETGYANEAWLAQGGQATIHSYGKSVPQGHIQLLRNALPYYVLHNQLFVHAGIDINKPMDKQDAHDLFWGRDFARLAKAQHGTRRRLTSYEAVFIGHTPVMEGKPVQYCEVWMMDTGAGWSGRLSMMNINTGECFVSDPVPELYPGIKGREN, via the coding sequence ATGCCCAAAACTTTTGTTATCGGTGATATTCACGGCTCCCACCGCGCATTGTTGCAATGTTTTGAAATTTCAGGGTTTGATTTTCAAAAGGACACCCTCATCTGCCTGGGGGACGTGGTGGACGGATGGCCCGGCACCTGCCAGTCCATAAGCCTCCTTCTGCAGGCCCGCCATTTGATTTACATCAAGGGCAACCACGATTTTTGGGCCCTTGACTGGATGGAAACAGGATATGCCAACGAGGCCTGGCTCGCGCAGGGGGGACAGGCCACCATCCACTCCTATGGCAAAAGTGTGCCCCAGGGCCACATCCAGTTGCTAAGGAACGCCCTTCCCTACTATGTCCTCCACAATCAATTATTTGTGCATGCCGGGATTGATATCAATAAGCCCATGGACAAACAGGATGCCCATGACCTATTCTGGGGTAGGGATTTTGCAAGGCTGGCCAAGGCACAACACGGTACGCGAAGGCGCCTCACCTCCTATGAGGCTGTCTTTATCGGCCATACCCCGGTCATGGAAGGCAAGCCTGTACAGTATTGCGAAGTGTGGATGATGGACACGGGCGCGGGATGGTCGGGGAGGCTCTCAATGATGAACATCAATACCGGGGAATGCTTTGTGAGCGATCCGGTGCCTGAATTGTACCCCGGCATCAAAGGCCGGGAAAACTAA
- a CDS encoding GIY-YIG nuclease family protein gives MYAIVDIETTGGYAGNHRITEIAIYHHDGMRVTNHYHTLINPGRSIPQFITGLTGINYEMVKESPSFAEVADEVHEQLKGRVFVAHNAHFDYSFLKNEFEEVGISWSAKKLCTVRLGRKIIPGLGSYSLGRMAASLGVEIHNRHRAGGDAEATSRIFDLLLKRDTGGAIEKALKRNSGETILPPNLPKEDFDGLPAKAGVYYFMDARGHVIYVGKAVNIKKRIAGHFTGTAREWNRSNIRNEIHHIRYELTGSELIALILESQEIGRLWPKYNLAQKQRTEVWGVYGYEDRAGYLRFGISVVKRGTRPLISFSSKGDAWNFMWEKVREFDLCPKLSGLQLAKGLCFSYQTGECKGACMGVVPPGQYNKRTRAATGSFSGPANSLAIIGKGRKNNERSLVLVENGAYIGHGFIHKHEALADFESAKRFIEMGRENRTVQNLVNSYLVNPRGAEVIEF, from the coding sequence ATGTATGCCATTGTAGACATAGAAACCACCGGTGGGTATGCGGGCAACCACCGCATCACGGAAATTGCGATTTACCATCATGATGGGATGCGGGTCACCAACCATTACCACACCCTTATCAATCCCGGCAGGAGCATCCCGCAGTTTATAACCGGCCTCACCGGCATCAACTATGAAATGGTAAAAGAGTCGCCCTCATTTGCAGAAGTGGCGGATGAGGTACACGAGCAACTCAAGGGTAGGGTTTTTGTTGCGCACAACGCCCACTTTGATTATAGCTTTTTAAAAAATGAGTTTGAAGAAGTAGGCATTAGCTGGAGCGCCAAAAAATTGTGCACGGTGAGGCTGGGCAGGAAGATCATCCCCGGCCTGGGGTCCTACAGCCTGGGAAGGATGGCGGCAAGCCTTGGCGTGGAAATCCACAACCGCCACAGGGCTGGCGGTGATGCCGAGGCCACTTCAAGGATTTTTGACCTTTTGCTGAAGCGCGACACCGGAGGGGCGATCGAAAAGGCACTTAAACGGAACTCCGGTGAAACGATCCTGCCCCCCAACCTCCCCAAAGAAGACTTTGATGGGCTTCCTGCCAAAGCGGGCGTATATTATTTTATGGATGCACGCGGCCATGTAATATATGTAGGCAAGGCCGTTAATATCAAAAAAAGGATAGCCGGCCATTTTACGGGCACCGCACGTGAGTGGAACCGCTCCAACATCAGGAACGAAATCCACCATATCCGATATGAGCTTACAGGAAGTGAATTGATCGCCCTGATTTTGGAATCACAGGAGATTGGCAGGCTGTGGCCTAAGTATAATTTGGCACAGAAACAACGGACGGAAGTGTGGGGAGTGTATGGTTATGAGGACAGGGCTGGCTATTTAAGGTTTGGCATAAGCGTGGTCAAGCGCGGCACAAGGCCATTGATAAGCTTTAGTTCAAAAGGCGATGCATGGAACTTTATGTGGGAAAAAGTGAGGGAATTCGACTTGTGCCCAAAATTGTCCGGGCTACAACTCGCCAAGGGCCTGTGCTTTAGCTACCAGACCGGTGAATGCAAGGGGGCGTGCATGGGCGTGGTGCCACCCGGCCAATACAATAAAAGGACACGGGCCGCAACAGGGTCGTTTTCCGGGCCGGCCAATTCCCTGGCCATCATCGGGAAGGGCAGGAAAAACAATGAGCGCTCCCTGGTGCTGGTGGAAAACGGGGCGTATATAGGGCATGGGTTTATCCATAAACATGAAGCCCTGGCGGACTTTGAATCCGCAAAAAGGTTTATTGAAATGGGTAGGGAAAACAGGACTGTGCAAAACCTGGTCAACTCCTACCTGGTCAACCCACGGGGGGCGGAAGTGATCGAATTTTAG
- a CDS encoding phage holin family protein — MNGIVRFLLSGLAVLLTAYLLPGVHVEHYGYALLVAAVLSLANAIVRPILVVLTIPITIFTLGLFLLVINALIIMMVDYFVPKFDIDGFWWALAFSLILSIFNSMFAEMSKPKNR, encoded by the coding sequence ATGAATGGAATTGTTCGTTTTCTTTTATCCGGCCTGGCGGTTTTGCTCACCGCCTACCTCCTGCCCGGGGTGCACGTGGAGCATTATGGCTATGCCCTGCTCGTGGCCGCGGTTTTGTCTTTGGCCAACGCCATCGTAAGGCCCATATTGGTGGTGCTCACCATCCCCATTACCATTTTCACGCTGGGGTTGTTCCTGCTGGTGATCAATGCCTTGATCATCATGATGGTGGATTATTTTGTGCCAAAATTCGATATCGATGGGTTTTGGTGGGCGCTGGCCTTCAGCCTCATATTATCCATCTTCAACAGCATGTTTGCCGAAATGTCAAAACCCAAAAACCGATAA